CGAAGAGCGACAAGAGCTACGACGCCATCGTGTACAAGACCGACAAGCTGCGCGATCTTGCCCTGATCAAGCTGACCAACCCGCCGGCAAAGCTGCCCTTCATCCGCGTGGCCAAGGACAACCCTGTCCCCGGGCAAGCCGTGCACGCGATCGGCCACGCAGGTGCTGGCATGCTCTGGGCGCTGAAGACCGGGGAGATCTCGGCGCTGGGCAAGCTGAGCGAGCAACTCGCCTCTCTTGCCCAGTTCAAGGACGACGCCCAGGGGCGAGAGTCGGCGGAGAAGTTCAAGAAGTACCTCGACGAGCGCAACCTGGGCCTCGTGATCCAGTCGACGTGCAGCATCCTGCCCGGCGACAGCGGTGGTCCCCTGGTGAGCGATCAAGGCGAACTGCTCGGCATCAACGCCTTCTCCAACCGTGACGGCAAGACCGGCGGACTGCTGTCCTTTCACATCCATCGCAAGGAAGTCGACGACTTCGTCAAGAAGCGTCCGGGCAAGCCCGCGCAGCTTCTGCCCGACCCTTGGAAGGACGGCGGCGGTGACGCCAGCTACGAGGACGTCGATCTGGACGGCAAAGTCGACGCATTGCTGCTTCAGGGCAGGCGCCCTTGTAGTTTTTGCCCACGGCAGAGCTTGGCGATCTTCGTCGACGTCGATCAAGACAGCTTCCGCGGCAACTCCAGCTTGCCCTCTCTCACCGAGGTCTACGAGAAGCAGCGCTTCGACGCAGAGCTGATCTATCTGCAGATAGAGCAGAACGCCTACGTTTGGTACGACACCGACAACGACGGCAAGATGGACGTCTTGTTCGCCGACGACGGCATCACGGGACGTCCTCGCGCCGCGTACAAGGTGAGTCCCAGCGGGGACCTGAGCAAGGAGGAGTCCTTGCGCAGCGGGCGCTTGATGCGCGCCAGTCTGCTCGCGGATGGCAGTTTGCGGTCGCGCTTTGGGCGCATCGCATCGGCGGCATTCCCGGCGCGCTACTTGGACAGCCAGAGTTCGGCGTCGAACGAGCTCCCCGAACCCGTGGCCGGAACGGGCACGGCGCTATCCCTGGATTCGGACCGCGACGGCAAGCGGGAGACGTTGCGCATCAGCAACGCTTTCTCGACGCGCATCGTGCTGGATCTCGACGGCAACAGTCTTTCCCGAATGCCCGTGACCCTGCGCGCCGAAAAGCTGGACAAGAGCTTCGATGCCGAGGTGAGCATCGTCAGCCAGGGCAATCATATGTGGGTCTGGTACGACACGGACGACGATGGTCGCTTCGACCTCGCGCTGCACGCTCCGGGGAGCCGCCTCTACGTCGCTGCGGCAGCCGAACGCGTCGACGCCAGCGGCGGGAGAACCCCAGTCCCCGAAAGCGTCGGACGCAAGCTGATTCGGCCCGACTTGATGACGAAGCCCGAACACGCAGAAGCCCTGCGACGCTTGGTGGACAAGGCCTTCCTCAGCCTGATGAGCAGCAAGAACGATGGCATCGCCAGCTTCCCCCACCCCTACCAGGATCACCGCGGAGCAGGCTTCGAACTGCTCGACGCCCCGGGAATGCAGAAGTCCGTGGTCGTCGTGAGCGCTCAGGGCAGCGATGGCTACTTGGTCGATCTGGACCGCAACAGTCTGGCCAATCGCCCGACCAAGGGGCTCGATCTGCGCAAGTTCGTGAACGACGGGAAGTTCGACGCGGAATACGCCTATTTCCAGCGCAACGGCTTGGCCTGGTCCTTCTACGACACGGACAACAACGGCAGCTTCGACGTGGTGCTGTTCACCTCGAATCCCCGGGGTGGCAAGGCCGACGCTGGTTTCCGGGTCGACTCCAAGGATGTCGTGACCCTCGACTCGACCTTGAGCGGTTCCCCCATGGCAAGCCATTCCCTGGTCAAGAACAAGTCAGCCGCCAAGCGCCTCGAAAAACTCGGCGAGAAACTATTCGGCAGCAAAGCTCTGGAGTGACGCGCAGCGCGTGCGACGGGGAGTCAGCGTTCGCGACGGGCGGAGGGGAGGCGGTCCAGGAGGCGGTCCAGGGTGCCGCCGTACTTGTCCATCACCTTGCCGAGCCAACCGCTGCGCGTTGCCGAGTCGAGATCGGCGCTGCCCTCGGGCCCGTACATCTGCTCCATGACCTTCATCACCCCTTGGCGCACCATCCCGCGGAAGGGGATCTTCGCCATCATGCCGTACATCGGCGCATTGCCGCGAGCGACGGCCTCGGGATGTGACTTGACGTAGTCGACCGCGGCACGGACGTCCGCAAGGTAGGCATCGATGACCCCGCTGTGATTGCTGGTCACCGTGCAATGAATGCTCGCCGGCTTGTGCTGACGATCGGTGGTCCACCCGGCGTCGTCGAGTCGATCGGCGATGGCGTAGAGATTCACGCTCGGGTCCCGCGTCGCCCACGCCACCAGGGTCGCATCCGGCGGCGCCACGAGCTTCAACTCCGGAATCGCTTCCAGCCCGGTGCGTAGGGCGTCCGTGGCCGTCAGCGCGCGCCGGGTGTGCTCGAGGTAGCCCTCTTCTCCCAGCGCCATCAGCGCTGCCCAGGCTGCGGCAATGGGGCCGCCGGGGCGCGTGCCGGGCATGCTGGGCGACGCGTAGACGCCGCCGGGAAACTCGGTGGCCACGAAGAACTGGTGCCGCAGATAGGACATGTCGCGGTAGACGAGCACGCTCGCGCCTTTGGCGGCGAAGCCGTACTTGTGCAGATCCGCACTCATGCTGGTAACGCCGGGGATCCGAAAATCGAACTGGGGTAGCGGGCGGCCGAGACGCTCGATCC
The nucleotide sequence above comes from Polyangiaceae bacterium. Encoded proteins:
- a CDS encoding serine protease, whose translation is MSYRPALYRRVVLFCCMVAIASCGGAPKPSTSANDDTAKSATGREGTKQEGEDASIPEGTRVPSPKLLDRRTRTALAPNTLGVMKSAKPPPKSSAELYRLVAPATVIIKVPGGMGSGVVIDPKGWIVTNHHVVEHGKDEDFKKSVSVMLGSIDRTSGGMSKSDKSYDAIVYKTDKLRDLALIKLTNPPAKLPFIRVAKDNPVPGQAVHAIGHAGAGMLWALKTGEISALGKLSEQLASLAQFKDDAQGRESAEKFKKYLDERNLGLVIQSTCSILPGDSGGPLVSDQGELLGINAFSNRDGKTGGLLSFHIHRKEVDDFVKKRPGKPAQLLPDPWKDGGGDASYEDVDLDGKVDALLLQGRRPCSFCPRQSLAIFVDVDQDSFRGNSSLPSLTEVYEKQRFDAELIYLQIEQNAYVWYDTDNDGKMDVLFADDGITGRPRAAYKVSPSGDLSKEESLRSGRLMRASLLADGSLRSRFGRIASAAFPARYLDSQSSASNELPEPVAGTGTALSLDSDRDGKRETLRISNAFSTRIVLDLDGNSLSRMPVTLRAEKLDKSFDAEVSIVSQGNHMWVWYDTDDDGRFDLALHAPGSRLYVAAAAERVDASGGRTPVPESVGRKLIRPDLMTKPEHAEALRRLVDKAFLSLMSSKNDGIASFPHPYQDHRGAGFELLDAPGMQKSVVVVSAQGSDGYLVDLDRNSLANRPTKGLDLRKFVNDGKFDAEYAYFQRNGLAWSFYDTDNNGSFDVVLFTSNPRGGKADAGFRVDSKDVVTLDSTLSGSPMASHSLVKNKSAAKRLEKLGEKLFGSKALE
- a CDS encoding aminotransferase class V-fold PLP-dependent enzyme, with amino-acid sequence MRAKIPGRGIDKQELLDTMRGYRAGDADWKAGRTWSLVYFAGPEHHELLREAHALFFAENALNPMAFKSLKRMEAEIVQMAASLLNGPASAVGTVTSGGTESILMAVKAARDRARQRRPWIRQPQIVAPRSIHVAFEKAAHYFGLDIRYADLGPEMRADVSALERLVTRNTVLIAASAPQYPHGVIDPIAEIGALAQRKKIPFHVDACVGGFLLPWIERLGRPLPQFDFRIPGVTSMSADLHKYGFAAKGASVLVYRDMSYLRHQFFVATEFPGGVYASPSMPGTRPGGPIAAAWAALMALGEEGYLEHTRRALTATDALRTGLEAIPELKLVAPPDATLVAWATRDPSVNLYAIADRLDDAGWTTDRQHKPASIHCTVTSNHSGVIDAYLADVRAAVDYVKSHPEAVARGNAPMYGMMAKIPFRGMVRQGVMKVMEQMYGPEGSADLDSATRSGWLGKVMDKYGGTLDRLLDRLPSARRER